One genomic region from Halobacteriovorax vibrionivorans encodes:
- the atpC gene encoding ATP synthase F1 subunit epsilon, whose translation MSNFVVNILTPSSVVAKNVPAESVFIPTLKGEIEVLAGHTHIVEKLATGSVAVHGDDQERFFTVTNGIVKVLNDEITILSLTSEEDNQIDEERATNALIYAREKLKDTLTDEELVKYRRKVERAQLRLQLVKQISK comes from the coding sequence ATGAGTAACTTTGTTGTAAATATATTAACGCCTAGCTCAGTTGTAGCGAAGAATGTACCGGCAGAATCAGTATTTATCCCAACTCTAAAGGGTGAAATTGAAGTTCTAGCAGGTCACACTCATATTGTTGAAAAACTAGCTACAGGTAGCGTTGCAGTTCACGGTGATGATCAAGAGAGATTTTTCACTGTAACTAATGGTATAGTAAAAGTTTTAAACGACGAAATTACTATCCTTTCTTTGACTTCTGAAGAAGATAATCAGATTGACGAAGAAAGAGCTACTAATGCACTAATTTATGCTCGTGAAAAACTGAAAGATACTTTAACTGACGAAGAATTAGTTAAATACCGTCGTAAGGTTGAAAGAGCGCAGCTTAGATTACAACTAGTTAAGCAAATCTCTAAATAG
- the radA gene encoding DNA repair protein RadA, with protein sequence MAKKSKKVFECSNCGFQTAKWMGRCTDCGEWNSFTEQTFSPVQESIKVKAVGETQPKKLKEIEVETYNRVSTGIDEFDRVVGGGLVPGSLILIGGEPGIGKSTLLTEMLSKLSGRQENESFLYVSGEESEGQVAGRAKRMGLKNDSFYIYNETNWQNILNQIKKIKPRFMVLDSIQTTTSSELSSPPGTVSQIREVTYELMNHVKATGITCFVVGHITKDGAIAGPKILEHMVDTVIYFEGDQFGHYRMLRAIKNRFGNTNEVGIFEMKEDGLNEVKNPSQFFLEDDLEGSFGKSLTCIKEGTRPLFVEVQALVAENKFGNGRRTTQGLDNNRVAMMVAIIEKYASIPMGMNDIYVNVVGSMKLTTRESDLSIIAALLSSYKSKPIPKDTIFLGEVGLTGEVRTVPHMEMRIKEMESLNYKTLVASPKIAREFSKKSKLKIIPVRKITDIFSVLGD encoded by the coding sequence ATGGCCAAAAAGAGTAAGAAAGTTTTTGAATGTTCAAACTGTGGCTTCCAAACAGCTAAATGGATGGGGCGTTGTACAGATTGTGGTGAATGGAATAGTTTCACAGAGCAAACTTTCTCGCCAGTACAAGAAAGTATTAAAGTAAAGGCCGTTGGTGAGACTCAACCTAAGAAATTAAAAGAAATTGAAGTTGAAACATACAATCGCGTCTCAACTGGGATCGATGAATTTGATCGTGTTGTCGGTGGAGGACTTGTTCCAGGATCACTTATTTTAATTGGTGGTGAGCCAGGTATTGGTAAATCAACTCTTTTAACTGAAATGTTATCAAAACTATCAGGAAGACAAGAAAACGAAAGCTTCTTATATGTAAGTGGTGAAGAAAGTGAGGGGCAGGTTGCCGGTAGGGCCAAACGAATGGGCCTAAAAAACGATTCCTTCTATATATATAACGAAACAAATTGGCAGAATATTTTAAATCAAATTAAAAAGATAAAGCCACGTTTTATGGTTCTAGATTCAATTCAAACAACGACATCTAGTGAGTTGTCTTCGCCTCCAGGTACTGTTTCACAAATTCGTGAAGTAACTTATGAGCTGATGAATCATGTGAAGGCTACTGGTATTACTTGTTTTGTTGTTGGTCACATAACAAAAGATGGTGCTATCGCTGGGCCTAAGATTTTAGAACATATGGTTGATACAGTTATCTATTTTGAAGGTGATCAATTTGGTCATTATCGTATGCTTCGTGCAATCAAGAATCGTTTTGGAAACACTAACGAAGTTGGTATTTTCGAAATGAAAGAAGATGGCCTTAATGAAGTAAAGAATCCTTCACAATTCTTCTTAGAAGATGATCTTGAAGGGAGCTTCGGGAAGAGCTTAACGTGTATAAAAGAAGGGACAAGACCGCTCTTTGTAGAAGTACAAGCTTTAGTAGCAGAAAATAAATTCGGAAATGGAAGACGTACAACTCAGGGATTAGATAATAATCGTGTAGCTATGATGGTGGCCATTATCGAAAAATATGCTTCAATTCCTATGGGAATGAATGATATTTACGTTAATGTTGTAGGTAGTATGAAACTTACAACACGTGAATCCGATCTAAGTATTATTGCAGCTCTTTTAAGTTCATATAAATCTAAACCTATTCCAAAAGATACGATCTTTTTAGGCGAGGTGGGCCTAACTGGTGAAGTTCGAACAGTTCCTCATATGGAGATGCGTATTAAAGAAATGGAATCCTTAAATTATAAAACTTTAGTTGCATCACCAAAGATTGCACGAGAGTTTTCTAAGAAATCTAAATTAAAAATTATACCAGTTAGAAAAATTACAGATATCTTTAGCGTGTTAGGGGATTAA
- the atpG gene encoding ATP synthase F1 subunit gamma has protein sequence MANIKDLKKKIKSTKGTLKITEAMKLVSAAKLNKAQNAILNARPYANELEDSIKTISALVEDYNHSFLQNNESKKEVLLVISSNKGLCGGYNSGLAKVVKNYVANHEDPSNLEVHFIGTKVKELVEKLVNVGGFYEFEKAEPQHHEIADLASKLSALFSSGEVGKVSIAYNIFYSAISIEPTVKQVLPMTLDSSEKEELKEKYPFDFRYNPNAEEILNGLIPEAYTSAMWTAILDATAAEHGSRMSAMDSAVGNCKDAIRTLTLKMNKLRQAAITTELIEVVSGAESLNG, from the coding sequence ATGGCAAATATTAAGGATCTTAAAAAGAAAATCAAAAGTACAAAGGGTACTTTAAAGATTACGGAAGCTATGAAACTTGTTTCAGCTGCAAAGCTAAACAAGGCTCAGAATGCAATTCTGAATGCTCGTCCTTATGCAAATGAATTAGAAGATTCAATTAAGACAATTTCTGCCTTAGTTGAAGATTACAATCACTCTTTCTTACAAAATAACGAAAGTAAGAAAGAAGTTTTACTTGTAATCTCATCTAATAAAGGTCTTTGTGGTGGTTATAACTCTGGGCTTGCAAAAGTAGTTAAAAACTACGTTGCAAATCATGAGGATCCATCAAATTTAGAAGTACACTTTATTGGAACTAAAGTTAAAGAACTTGTTGAGAAACTTGTTAATGTTGGTGGGTTCTATGAGTTTGAAAAAGCTGAACCTCAACATCATGAAATTGCAGATCTAGCTTCAAAGCTATCAGCACTTTTCTCAAGTGGTGAAGTAGGAAAGGTAAGTATCGCTTACAATATTTTCTATTCTGCGATTTCAATTGAGCCAACAGTTAAGCAAGTTCTTCCAATGACTTTAGATTCATCTGAAAAAGAAGAGCTTAAGGAAAAGTATCCGTTTGATTTTAGATACAACCCTAATGCAGAAGAAATTCTTAACGGCCTTATTCCTGAGGCATACACAAGTGCAATGTGGACAGCAATTTTAGATGCTACCGCAGCAGAGCACGGATCACGTATGTCAGCAATGGATAGTGCTGTTGGAAACTGTAAAGATGCAATTAGAACATTAACATTAAAAATGAATAAATTGAGACAAGCTGCTATTACAACTGAACTAATTGAAGTTGTTTCTGGTGCTGAGTCCCTCAATGGTTAA
- the ligA gene encoding NAD-dependent DNA ligase LigA encodes MNKIKLLEDQIKYHKALYYRGEPEISDIAYDKIEDELREIDPDNPVLNLVGSTISSLEKVKHDKKMLSLGKTYKIDELINWAKDYEVLGIYKVDGVSCSLIYENGKLVIGKTRGDGTFGENITQKVQWMKGVPSSIQDKERIEIRGEMYCDEESFFKLSEAMISQGLEKPTSQRNIVAGLVGRKENINLCSFINFKAFDVLGIDFDKEEQKYHHLQEQGFDILEYEIMKSKKDFEASIEDAKDFMANGDYLIDGLVFVYNDIKLHHELGETAHHPRYKMAFKFPGETVQTILKSITWQVSRNGILTPVGEVEPVSISGAVVSRVTLHNFGMVKQHNLKAGDKIEIIRSGEVIPKFLQTIKESENDFSVPTHCPSCDAPVKQVDIRIICDNPACPAQVKEVILNFIQKIGIDDLSSKRLEEMIRRKLVTKIEDLYNLNIDKLIELDKVKEKLATKLLTSIEKSKKADLITFLSALGITGGAYNKCEKVVEGGFDSIEKLLAMTAEQLQGLEGFAEKSATTFVNSLQEKKDLIKNLQEIGFTFEVIENDTGSSLAGIKICITGSLSRKRSEIEKDIKAAGGTPVSSVSKNTDILLTNETEAKSSKYKKALELGITIKTEDEVMGMINGQKE; translated from the coding sequence ATGAATAAGATTAAGTTGTTAGAAGATCAAATAAAGTATCATAAAGCTTTATATTATCGCGGTGAACCTGAAATAAGTGATATTGCTTACGATAAAATAGAAGATGAGCTTAGGGAAATTGACCCTGATAATCCGGTCCTAAATTTAGTAGGTTCTACTATATCGTCACTTGAAAAGGTAAAGCATGATAAGAAAATGCTCTCTCTTGGAAAAACATATAAGATCGATGAATTAATCAATTGGGCCAAGGACTACGAAGTATTAGGAATTTACAAAGTTGACGGTGTTTCATGTTCACTGATTTATGAAAATGGAAAACTTGTTATAGGTAAGACTAGGGGAGATGGTACATTTGGTGAAAATATCACTCAAAAAGTACAATGGATGAAAGGTGTCCCTAGTTCCATTCAAGATAAAGAGAGAATAGAAATTCGTGGTGAAATGTATTGCGACGAAGAGTCATTTTTTAAATTATCTGAAGCGATGATCTCACAAGGTCTTGAAAAACCTACTTCTCAACGAAATATTGTGGCAGGACTTGTTGGCCGTAAGGAAAATATAAACTTATGTTCTTTTATTAATTTTAAAGCATTTGATGTTTTAGGAATTGATTTTGATAAGGAAGAACAGAAATACCATCATTTACAAGAGCAAGGATTTGATATTCTCGAATATGAGATCATGAAATCAAAAAAAGATTTTGAAGCGTCGATAGAGGATGCAAAAGATTTTATGGCCAATGGTGATTATTTAATTGATGGGTTGGTATTTGTTTATAATGATATAAAGCTACATCATGAACTAGGTGAGACTGCCCATCATCCTCGTTATAAAATGGCCTTTAAGTTTCCTGGTGAAACAGTTCAAACGATACTTAAGTCGATTACTTGGCAGGTCTCTAGAAATGGTATTTTAACTCCTGTTGGAGAAGTTGAGCCTGTTAGTATCAGTGGTGCTGTCGTTTCACGTGTTACACTTCATAACTTTGGAATGGTAAAACAACACAATCTAAAAGCAGGTGATAAGATCGAAATTATCCGCAGTGGTGAAGTTATACCTAAATTTCTACAAACAATTAAGGAGTCAGAGAATGATTTCTCTGTACCAACACATTGTCCTAGCTGTGATGCTCCAGTTAAACAAGTTGATATACGAATTATTTGTGATAATCCTGCATGTCCAGCACAAGTCAAAGAAGTTATCTTAAACTTCATTCAAAAGATAGGTATTGATGATTTAAGTTCTAAGCGTCTCGAGGAAATGATTCGCCGTAAGCTAGTAACAAAGATTGAAGATCTTTATAATTTGAATATTGATAAATTAATTGAACTAGATAAAGTTAAAGAAAAATTGGCCACAAAACTTTTAACTAGTATTGAAAAGTCAAAGAAGGCTGATCTTATTACTTTTCTTTCTGCACTTGGCATTACTGGTGGAGCCTACAATAAATGTGAAAAAGTTGTTGAAGGTGGATTTGACTCAATCGAGAAGTTGCTAGCGATGACAGCGGAGCAATTACAAGGCCTAGAAGGATTTGCAGAGAAGTCAGCAACGACTTTTGTTAATTCATTACAAGAAAAAAAAGATCTTATAAAAAACTTACAAGAAATAGGTTTCACATTTGAAGTAATCGAAAATGATACTGGATCTAGCTTGGCTGGAATAAAAATATGTATTACTGGTTCTTTATCTCGAAAAAGAAGTGAGATTGAAAAAGATATAAAAGCAGCTGGTGGAACTCCTGTTAGTTCTGTAAGTAAGAATACAGATATTCTTCTTACAAATGAAACTGAAGCTAAGTCTTCTAAGTATAAGAAGGCATTAGAGTTGGGAATTACTATTAAGACTGAAGATGAAGTAATGGGAATGATTAATGGCCAAAAAGAGTAA
- the atpD gene encoding F0F1 ATP synthase subunit beta, with product MSQAKGVIRQVMGPVVDVEFADGNLPEIYNALTVTNKTINDKENNLVLEVASHLGDNVVRTIAMDQTEGLSRGLVVSDTGAPIQAPVGRECLGRIINVVGEAIDEAGEIGNKKSYSIHNTAPTFENQSTKLEPFFTGIKVIDLLAPYLKGGKIGLFGGAGVGKTVLIMELINNIATQHGGFSVFAGVGERTREGNDLYEEMKESGVIDKTALVYGQMNEPPGARARVALTGLSIAEYFRDEEKQDVLFFVDNIFRFTQAGSEVSALLGRIPSAVGYQPTLGTEMGAMQERITSTKDGSITSIQAVYVPADDYTDPAPATTFAHLDATTELNRSIAEKGIYPAVDPLSSSSTILSPDILGEDHYAVARQVQEILQRYKELQDIIAILGMDELSEDDKVLVGRARKIEKFLSQPFFVAEQFTGIPGQFVDINDTIKAFKAILAGECDEVPEQAFYLVGNLDMVYEKWEQLKKDA from the coding sequence ATGTCACAAGCAAAAGGTGTTATTCGTCAAGTTATGGGTCCTGTTGTAGACGTTGAATTTGCTGATGGAAATTTACCGGAAATCTATAACGCACTCACAGTTACAAACAAAACAATTAACGACAAAGAAAATAACCTTGTTCTTGAGGTTGCTTCTCACCTAGGTGATAACGTTGTTAGAACAATTGCAATGGATCAGACTGAAGGTCTTTCAAGAGGGCTAGTTGTTTCTGATACAGGTGCACCAATTCAAGCGCCTGTTGGACGTGAATGTCTTGGTCGTATTATCAATGTAGTTGGTGAAGCTATTGATGAAGCTGGTGAAATTGGAAATAAGAAATCTTATTCAATTCACAATACAGCTCCAACATTTGAAAACCAGTCGACTAAACTTGAGCCATTCTTTACTGGTATTAAAGTTATCGACCTTCTTGCTCCATACCTAAAAGGTGGAAAGATTGGTCTATTCGGTGGTGCTGGTGTTGGTAAGACAGTTCTAATTATGGAACTTATTAACAACATTGCAACTCAACACGGTGGTTTCTCAGTATTCGCAGGTGTTGGTGAAAGAACTCGTGAAGGTAACGATCTTTACGAAGAAATGAAAGAATCAGGGGTTATCGATAAGACTGCCCTGGTATATGGTCAGATGAATGAGCCACCAGGTGCACGTGCACGTGTTGCTCTTACTGGTCTTTCTATTGCAGAATATTTCCGTGATGAAGAGAAGCAAGACGTTCTTTTCTTCGTTGATAATATCTTCCGTTTTACACAAGCAGGTTCAGAGGTTTCTGCCCTTCTTGGTCGTATCCCTTCTGCCGTTGGTTACCAGCCAACTCTTGGTACAGAAATGGGTGCTATGCAGGAGCGTATTACTTCAACTAAAGACGGTTCTATTACATCTATTCAAGCAGTATACGTTCCAGCCGATGACTATACGGATCCGGCTCCAGCGACTACATTTGCTCACTTAGATGCAACAACAGAACTTAACCGTTCAATTGCTGAAAAAGGTATTTACCCAGCGGTAGACCCTTTATCATCATCTTCAACAATTCTATCTCCAGATATTCTTGGTGAAGATCACTATGCAGTTGCTAGACAGGTTCAAGAGATTCTTCAAAGATATAAAGAGCTTCAAGATATCATTGCTATTCTTGGTATGGATGAGCTTTCTGAAGATGATAAAGTACTTGTTGGTCGTGCTAGAAAGATTGAGAAGTTCCTTTCTCAACCATTCTTCGTTGCTGAGCAATTCACTGGTATCCCAGGTCAGTTCGTAGATATCAACGATACTATCAAAGCATTCAAAGCTATCTTAGCGGGTGAATGTGATGAAGTACCTGAGCAAGCGTTCTACCTAGTTGGTAACCTAGATATGGTATACGAAAAATGGGAACAACTTAAAAAGGATGCGTAA
- a CDS encoding patatin-like phospholipase family protein — MNRIDMENLRSKKTALVLSGGVVKAAAWHLGVSWALHDLGFTFKHNHSDVNPDFEISTYVGSSAGALISLYLASGHSPMDIIEAFLHKNKHGLKPITYRDMLSIKRPKLKPHHPNLYDPLDGFPGMLKKVLSPIISISGLFSTQGLHDYIVDNIIKSNNFDDYDADLFIIATQLDHSRKVIFSRYNYPNPSHDPTAHYYTDIPIAEAATASMSVPPFYTPYPIHNNTTNKTDFYIDGEIRETLSTHVAVDNKCDYIISSWTHTPYHYQDEIGSLANYGLPAICTQAIYLMIQKKIIDSRARRIAAQDIIDTVNQYMINEKFSNDQRRHITSIIERKLNYDPNVKLIDIYPTHEDFNLFFADVFSLNPKKMTKMLEAGYKRTMDIFNNKEFEA, encoded by the coding sequence ATGAATCGAATTGACATGGAAAACTTACGTTCAAAAAAGACAGCTCTCGTACTTTCAGGTGGAGTTGTTAAAGCTGCTGCATGGCACCTAGGTGTTAGCTGGGCACTTCATGATCTAGGTTTTACGTTTAAACACAATCATTCGGATGTAAATCCTGATTTTGAAATCTCAACATATGTTGGTTCAAGTGCTGGGGCACTAATAAGCCTCTATTTAGCATCTGGCCATTCTCCAATGGACATTATTGAAGCATTCCTACACAAGAATAAACATGGCCTAAAACCAATTACATATCGAGATATGCTCTCCATTAAAAGGCCAAAATTAAAACCTCACCATCCAAATCTCTATGATCCATTAGATGGTTTTCCAGGAATGTTAAAAAAAGTCTTAAGCCCAATAATCTCCATATCGGGATTATTTTCAACTCAAGGACTCCATGATTATATTGTAGATAATATTATTAAATCTAATAATTTTGATGATTATGACGCCGATCTATTTATCATAGCCACTCAACTAGATCACTCTAGAAAGGTTATTTTCTCAAGGTATAACTACCCAAACCCAAGTCATGATCCAACTGCACACTACTATACTGATATTCCAATTGCTGAAGCTGCTACTGCTTCAATGAGTGTACCCCCATTTTATACACCTTATCCAATTCATAATAATACAACAAATAAGACTGACTTCTATATTGATGGTGAAATTAGAGAAACATTATCAACTCATGTTGCTGTGGATAATAAGTGTGATTATATTATTTCAAGTTGGACACATACGCCTTATCACTATCAAGATGAAATTGGTTCACTTGCAAATTACGGACTACCAGCAATTTGTACACAAGCAATATACCTAATGATTCAAAAGAAGATTATCGACTCTCGTGCTCGAAGAATTGCAGCACAGGATATTATTGATACTGTTAACCAGTATATGATTAATGAGAAATTCAGTAATGATCAAAGACGTCACATCACTTCTATTATTGAAAGAAAGCTTAATTACGATCCAAATGTTAAATTAATCGATATTTATCCAACTCATGAGGATTTCAATCTCTTTTTTGCTGATGTATTCAGCTTGAATCCTAAGAAGATGACAAAAATGCTTGAAGCCGGCTACAAACGAACAATGGATATATTTAATAATAAAGAATTTGAAGCATAA
- a CDS encoding outer membrane beta-barrel protein: protein MKRLLIAMMIMVAGFQANAGIYVEPYLGYNLAGDFNNVDTNGVNIGGRLGYSLPMLVSLGLDYNMGTYDADGTDIDVSNLGLYAAVDFPILVRAYASYYLNAKAEIGASEYEGSGVALGVGFTGLPFVSVNVEYRTINYDELNGATVDVDASEVLLGVSLPLDL, encoded by the coding sequence ATGAAAAGATTATTAATTGCAATGATGATTATGGTTGCGGGATTTCAAGCAAATGCAGGTATCTATGTTGAGCCTTATTTAGGTTACAACTTAGCAGGTGACTTTAATAATGTTGACACAAATGGTGTTAATATTGGTGGTCGTCTAGGTTATTCTCTTCCTATGCTTGTAAGCCTTGGGCTAGATTATAATATGGGTACATATGATGCTGATGGTACTGATATTGATGTAAGTAACTTAGGTTTATACGCAGCAGTAGACTTTCCTATCTTAGTAAGAGCTTACGCTTCATATTACTTAAATGCTAAGGCCGAAATTGGTGCTTCTGAGTATGAAGGTTCAGGTGTAGCTTTAGGTGTGGGATTTACAGGTCTTCCATTCGTATCAGTTAATGTTGAATACCGTACAATTAATTATGATGAATTAAATGGTGCAACAGTTGATGTAGATGCTTCTGAAGTACTTTTAGGTGTATCACTTCCACTTGATCTTTAA
- a CDS encoding MerR family transcriptional regulator, translating to MIWMDINDYSLLKGISISTIRRYIKKEKLIWKFENGKYLIQINEWEYNDSFNESNAIVYLKRLQEEHEELKKELIKTKQEINEYKMLVDLYEGRLNENNQVTFN from the coding sequence ATGATTTGGATGGACATAAATGACTATTCATTGTTGAAGGGAATCTCAATATCAACAATTCGTCGCTATATAAAAAAAGAAAAATTAATTTGGAAGTTTGAAAACGGTAAATACCTGATTCAAATTAACGAGTGGGAATATAATGATTCATTTAATGAATCAAATGCAATCGTATATTTAAAACGATTACAAGAAGAACACGAAGAATTAAAAAAAGAATTAATCAAAACCAAACAAGAGATTAATGAGTATAAGATGCTTGTTGATCTTTATGAAGGCCGTCTGAATGAAAATAATCAAGTTACTTTTAACTAG
- a CDS encoding outer membrane protein produces the protein MKIIKLLLTSFIILISIDAFAAPSARRCMILPVRDTVGGAIGYEVFSKIERYLKSSRWCYYQYNSEIINILSNYKQDLDKALENPKVLRLVSDKTNAGSIIKVKIESLPQGVTVHLKIIGANGQDILFREELDLNQDDPDVIAQTVNNWLDQYEKQIPYDARVLGVLGQQFSIDLGKDAGIYVDYEVKIVRPMRRRRHPLLKEVVDWDTKTIGTGRIIHVGESLSQVKVLRYEDKSLVQVDDWVIINKNTKSSEKREMQYTPTEDEEAYSFGLLGNFGASLLLGTGSNNNSSASGGTKAISGFDFKIAIEGEIYATRNYWVGIDLEKGFGSYSKDSGTLSPEDNSMDSSTFRLLAGYKYLPMGFFFGPQIDIYLGYGSYSHGYDTQISNGFTGVNFSGLLIGAKGSMPIVKDLRIYFQFDFMFSPSYEEDVTVFGNASDTSNIYLEAGGEYKYGPAVTLFGGIAYLGNKAEFASDQRKVDIKSTSLKAGVKFKF, from the coding sequence ATGAAAATAATCAAGTTACTTTTAACTAGTTTTATTATTCTAATCTCAATTGATGCTTTTGCTGCACCAAGTGCTCGTCGTTGTATGATCTTACCTGTAAGGGATACTGTTGGAGGAGCTATCGGGTATGAAGTTTTCTCAAAAATTGAGCGCTACCTAAAGTCTTCTCGTTGGTGTTATTACCAATATAATTCTGAAATTATTAATATCTTATCAAACTATAAACAGGATCTAGATAAGGCATTAGAAAATCCAAAAGTTTTACGTTTAGTTTCTGATAAAACAAATGCTGGCTCAATTATTAAAGTTAAAATTGAATCACTTCCTCAAGGTGTAACAGTTCACTTAAAAATTATAGGTGCAAATGGACAAGATATCTTATTTCGAGAAGAATTAGATTTAAATCAGGATGATCCTGATGTTATTGCTCAAACTGTAAATAATTGGTTAGACCAATATGAAAAGCAAATTCCTTATGATGCTAGAGTTCTTGGTGTACTAGGGCAGCAATTCTCAATTGATTTAGGTAAAGATGCAGGGATCTATGTTGATTATGAAGTAAAAATAGTACGTCCTATGAGACGTCGTCGACATCCTCTTTTAAAAGAAGTTGTTGACTGGGATACGAAAACAATTGGTACTGGGCGAATTATTCATGTAGGTGAGAGTCTCTCACAAGTTAAAGTTTTAAGATACGAAGACAAAAGTCTAGTACAAGTTGATGATTGGGTGATCATTAATAAGAATACTAAATCATCTGAAAAAAGAGAGATGCAGTATACACCAACTGAGGATGAGGAAGCTTATAGCTTTGGATTACTTGGTAATTTTGGAGCCTCTCTACTACTAGGTACTGGATCAAATAATAATTCGTCTGCTTCAGGCGGAACAAAGGCCATTAGTGGATTTGATTTTAAAATTGCAATTGAGGGTGAAATCTATGCTACTAGAAACTACTGGGTTGGGATTGATCTAGAAAAAGGCTTTGGAAGTTATTCTAAAGATTCAGGCACTCTTAGTCCTGAAGATAATTCAATGGATTCTTCAACATTCAGACTTCTTGCTGGTTATAAGTATTTACCAATGGGATTCTTCTTCGGCCCACAAATTGATATATATCTTGGTTACGGTTCATATTCACATGGCTATGATACACAAATTAGTAATGGCTTTACTGGAGTTAACTTCAGTGGTCTTCTCATTGGTGCCAAAGGTTCAATGCCAATTGTTAAAGATTTAAGAATTTATTTTCAATTCGATTTTATGTTCTCTCCTAGTTATGAAGAAGACGTTACGGTTTTTGGAAATGCAAGCGATACAAGTAATATCTATCTTGAAGCTGGTGGAGAATATAAGTATGGACCTGCAGTCACATTATTTGGTGGGATTGCCTACTTAGGAAACAAAGCCGAGTTTGCTAGTGATCAAAGAAAGGTTGATATCAAAAGTACATCACTTAAAGCCGGTGTAAAATTTAAATTTTAA